The Eschrichtius robustus isolate mEscRob2 chromosome 5, mEscRob2.pri, whole genome shotgun sequence DNA window TAATCCTCCCATTACCTCTATCTGCTTAAAAGTACCCTGGCTCCTCCAAAGAAAGAAACCCACCACTACAAATTAGAAGGGATGTGGCCCCTGGTGATGGGCGGCAGCATTGGTTAATCCAGTAAGGATGGCAGGGCCAGTTTCTCggctctcccttctccctttggtccctgggaggagaaaggaggaaggtgggggcgggggggatggtgaagagaaaaggggaagagCAAGGAGGAGAGGGAAGTAGGTGGAGACAGATACAaggttggggagagggagagaggcaggctcTCGGTTTGCTGATGGCTGTACCTTGTGGGAAACAGACTTCTTTTCTTAGGGTCCCCAAATCCAGAGATTGGTTCTTGacgctttctttctttttccctgttGGCCACCACTTCCATACGATGAGACTAAAATAAACATTCTCCTAATTCCTTTACCTCTCCCTTTCCTACCTCTAGTAACTCATGTAAATTCAGGACTAAGCTTTAAATTCCCAAAGTCCGAGGGCTGAAAATGCTGACAAGGACTTTTCTTAGTCTGATCAAATGGGGGCAAGAAACCTAACATGTACCACAAGGTGCTGTGGGCTTagccaattaaaaatgaaaaggggTCTAGTTCTTTGTAGTCACGTCTCCACAACGCTCATGATTCTCTGGCTTGCTCCCCCGTGAAAAGGCGCACTGAACGTAcaactccatccatccatccacactcCCTCCCAGTCCCGCCCTGTAACTCTCCACCCAGTAGCTGCCCACTCACCACACGCCTGCTCCAGCTCCTCCTGCGCGTGTGAGAGCTGAACACCTCGGCAGAGCAGGGACTGCGGCTCCTGCGCGTGCCCCCTTCCAACCCTCAGGGGTGACTCAACTTCCACAGAGCCTCATATCTCAACACTGACAAGTCTCACCTCTGTGCTTGTCATACTATCAACAACCTGAGGCACAACACACTGGTACAtggctttcttcttttcaaagGGTACAGAACAATGTAACCAGCTAAAGAATGCAATATATGACACAAtttgaggggaggagggggtgatATTAAAAACACCGTCAAAATCTCTGAATTCTTTATCCCATCAAAAATTTAAACTGAGACAGTTCAGCTCTCTGGGAGGCTAAAAACATACGCTTGCGTTCTGTTAGCACAGGAACCACTCCCACTCCCAGGAGACAGACAAGGCCGGCCTGTGGCTCAGGCCCTGCTCTTGGTGGCTGTCCAGGGGTCTCACCGCCCACTTGTGGTGGCGAGGAGCTGCTTCCTCTGGGCAGGATCTGGGCTATAACTAAAGCGAGTCTACGAAAACGACATAAGACAAAGCTATGACCTGAGGTAACTAGGCTCTTAGTTTCCCTAGAGGTTCCAATGACCATTCTATCAATTACTTACCAGTAAAACCATTGTAAGATTTACCCAAAGGAGATAGAAGATGACCTCGTATTCAGCCAAGCAGATATTTACCTTTGTGAGGGCCAGGTCCTTGTCCAGGGTTAAGAGGGGGGAGGCGACCTTGTGCTCCCTGCTGCCCTAGGCCTGGTATCAGGGGTGGGGGGCCTGCGTTCTGTCCTTCctgaaaagatgtttttaaagtgGGGGTGTGAAATCAAAGGCTTGTGCTTCATGAACAGCAATTGTATCATAATGTGACAAGCTAAAAACACTAGGTTGCCCCAAAACTTCCACGAGTAAATATATACCTAGTGACATTATAGCAAAATTGTCATTAAATTGGGGGAAAGGAGATACTTCTCTGACCATAATAAAAGGAAACACTTATATTTTAAACCTGCTGATAAGTTTTATTTAAAGCTAGATCTTTACTTGTAATGCCAAGCAAGAACCTCAGTGGAAAATCAGAAATCATAACATAAAACAACAACACTCTGCACAAAGGCGGAACTTCTAGCAAAAGTAAAGACCTGGAAACCCGCCAGGACAGGTAAACTCTGCTCTCgcatccatgacccctttccagCTATAGAAAATATCCATCCTCTCAAGAGGTTATGGGCAGGTTTAAAAGGCGGGGAGCAGGAGAATAAGAAAGGGGTTCCTGATGAGCAAGGTGTTCACACACTGCTTTCTCCTTTCACTCCCTAACCTCTACCGTCTAACTCCCCCGTGCTCAGCACCCACTGCTCTTTCCCAGCTACGTTACCCGGGACGTGGGTTCGTGGGCTCTTGCAGCTTCTGTCTGACGCAAACCTGCTGCTCTGCAACCCCAGCTTGTCCCCAGTCctaatattctgtatttttacCTAGCCGTGTCTAAATTCAGATTCCCCACACTGCCCAGTGACCTTGGATCTGGTCTCctgacaaacaaacaaataatcaaaTATATATCTAGTCATTCCTTCATATAAAAAATGCATTTAGTGACTGGACCTACCATGAGAATAGCAGAGTTTCAAAACCATCAACAGCAAAAGTGCTTTCACATTCCAAACTAGCTACAAGAAAGAGCAGCGTTGATCGGactcatttacagcactgcagttaTAAATTGCCGTCATTAACTCAATACCAGTAATTTCCATATTCCTTTGTTTCTTGTCCCTTTTACTCAAGGGCAGCTCTTATCAACATCTTTCATGCTATTACTGTAACACCTGAAGGCAATTCCATTAAATTTAACCAATTAAAACAACCGGTTTAAATAACTgacctgggggacttccctggtggctcagtggttaagaatctgcctgccaatgcaggggacacagggtcgagccctggtctgggaagatcccacatgccgcggagcagctaagccctcaccacaactgctaagcctgcgctctagagaccgcgagccacaactaccgagcccgcgtgccacaactactgaagcccgcgcgcctggagcccgtgctctacaacaagagaagccacctcaatgagaagccagcatactgcaacaaggagtagcccccgctcgctgcagctagagaaagcctgtgcacagcaacgaagacccaaggcagccaaaaataatatataaatatataaataaataaataaatgaataaatagctgACCTGGTcaaagtgaagaaagtcagataTCAGTGtaagaaatataagcaaaaaaaagaaaaatacaagcaAAGCTTTTTATCAGACAACTTCTGAGATGTGAAATGCCCTATAATATATTAATCCTCCATTCTCATGCCACCAATATTTCTATAGGTCAATTAAATTTTTAGAGACATTTTGCTTTTCATGTATAAAATCTTTTACTATATGACACaataaaaacttattaaattgtCCCCAACAGACCTGTCCTCTGGAATATGACATGTTTATATAATTTCAGTCACAAGGTGATAGCTAAAGTTCATTATGTTTTTATCCTCCAAAATGAAAACTGTTCATTCACTAACATAAGGTTAGGTAGGTAACtattacaaacacacacaaatatactctgtattaataaaacatatattacttttaagTCTTAGGACAGTTCTGGATGGTAAACCTAGATTTATTAAACATCCTAAATTCTGAAAAGTGCCCAATAAGCTCTGGAAATAAACTCAAATGCCATCAGATTCTTCATTGGTATGACATTTTTAAGTTCTGCTGAAGAGGAACATATAATCTAGTTATTTTAATTCAGTGAATCCAATGGCCACCTTCCCATTACAGACTCTCGGAGGTGTTGTGTGTTCTACACACAGCATCCACAGCAGGCCCTTCCACAGGAATCGAGTGCCTTGCAACACCAGCTCACTCAGTCACCCACTTACTTTTGGTCCACGACTGACTTCAAGGACACAAACCCAGTTGTTCATACCCAAATAATGCCTTCAGACTATGAAATTCAGAAAAATGTAAACACCACAGAGCCAAACAGTGTTCAATCCACTCACGCCCATGCAGTCTTCTGTAATTCAGCCCAAGCAAACTGAACTCTCATCATACCACCTCTCAAGCACAGCTCAGAGAATGGGTAAAAAAACTTGGCTGACAATAACAGAATCCTCTAAAAAGGGCCAAGAAAATTTCTACAGAAATACTCCCTCCTGTAAATACTTTCAGATGTGAGCTAAAAAAAACCAACTTGAACGGAACTTCATCCAAAGGGTCACCATTTGAAAATGCACAATTCTGGACTCAAGAGATCTCTAAAAGCATTCACTGAAATGAAAATAGTGAGATCATAGTCTACAGTATACTCATGAGTTAAACAGCCCGCACTATCTTAAAAGTAGAGCCGGCAGGCAGATCCGCAGGCAGATAGGAGGTGGCTCAGTTGTCTGGCAAGCCCATGAAACACCAGCCTACGAAGGCAACAGCCCAGAAAACGGAGCAGGACAGGATCAGAGCCACCCATGCTCCCTCCTCACCCTCCTCAGGGCCACAGCTCTTTTGGAGCCCTGGGACAATTATGAACTGTATTCAACAGGGAGTTCATCTTTTCTGGAAGAACCTCTATTAAAAAAACATAGGTTGAGAAGTAAAGATTCATATTGTGATGTATTTGGTGTCTACTTAATTACTCTAAgtacttaatttctttcttcagccaTGATGCTATTCTCAAGCCACCATCACTACTTGAGAGATATCTATACCAGCTGTGACTGCCTTTCTCAGCATTTGGAAGTGCCACCTCAGTGCAGAGTGTATTTCCCCAAAGTGTAATGCCTACAAGTTGGAAAGAAATAATACCTGGTTGAAGGGGGCCCGGGGCCCATCACCTAGCAGAGCTGTTTTCTGCTGCTGGAATGGTATTGGCCCTTGAGATGGATGTGGCCCTCTTGCCGGGTTCTGCTGTCCCTGAGGTCCAGGGGGCCCTTGCATGCCACCCTGGGGTGGAGGTCCCAAAGAGCCCTGGGGCGGCCCCTGCTGACCTTGTGAGCCTGGAGGCCCTCGCAATTCCTGGGGAGGGCCCAGCATTGATCCTTGGGGCGGAGGCCCCTGCATGCCTCGCATCTCCTGAGGACCTCGCATCTCCTGAGGGCCATGTCCCAGCAGTCCACTTGGAGGATGAGGTCCTCTCATCTCTTGAGGCGGGTGGCCCAGCATCATCCCTTGGGGAGCAGGACCCTGGTTCTCTCGGGGGCCTGGAGGACCCTGCATTCCTCTTGGATTCAATCCCATCAGAGGTCCCTGAGACACAGGACCTTGGATCCCTTGAGACCCTGGCCCACCTTGCATCCCATGAGGATGGGGAGGTCCTTGCATTCCTCTGGGACCAGGTGGTCCCTGCATACCTTGAGTACCAGGTCCCTGAGGGCCCAAGTGACCCTGGGGACCAGGTGGGCCTTGGGGGCCTATGTGACCTTGTGGGCCAGGTGGGCCCTGAGGACCCATATGGCCTTGAGGACCAGAACTGCCCTGTGGTCCAGGTGGTCCTTGAGGTCCCAAAGGGCCATGAGGTCCAGGATGCCTTTGCATTCCTTGGGGCCCATGCATGTCCTGAGGCCTCGGCAACCCCTGGGGTGGGCCCTGGGGCCCTTGTGGTCCCATGAATCCTTGTGGCCCCCCACCTCCCTGATGCAGTGGAGGACCTTGTGGTCCCATTTGTCCTTGGGGTCCAGGGGGTCTAAACTGTCCCTGTGGACCTGGAGGCCCCATTTGAGCCATGTTCATTGGCATCTGCTGAGATGGATGAGGCTGTTGAAAACCTTGAGGGATCTGAGACATTGGACCTTGTCCTGGAAAGGGCTGGGGTCCCAGGAGAGGGGTGCCAGATGAAGGAGGAGGCTGAATTTGCTCAGCCTGTTTCTGTGCAAGTCTTTCAATTTTAAGTTgctggaaagaaaggaagaaaaagcatgCTGATAAAAAATGCCAGAGCCCTTAAAGATGACAATATTGCTATCACTTATTTCGTTAGGGGAGCCTCAAAACAAACATAAGGTATTGATTGACCTCTAGAGTCCATATGATATTCAGATGTTCTGAAGGTACTCAGGCTTCCAGACTCTAGAATGCTTCTTTTTAGGTGCTGGGAAACAGCAGTCAGGACTATTTATATCCATCTTGATCAGGGAAAGCCCAACAATTTACTAGTGTTTTATCATTCTTGGTAGCTGCCAAAGGTAGGGAAAATAAGAACAAACCACCTGCTCTAGAGctgacagaaaaaaattttttatccatGGATAAGTAAGTGAATCCAAATTAAAACTATGTTGGTTTTATCTTGTCTATTAAAAAACGTATATTCAACTTAGTTCTACTTGCTGCTTGACTGATCTGGTTTTAAAAGTCTAAGAAACAGGATTCTTTTAGAAACTAGCTTCCTAATGCAGCAATAAGAAATGATATTGCTCATCAGACCCATCTGAgagtcccttcccttctccttaaGAGCATATCAATAAAAAAAACGTTAATCACTACTTTCTTAGATCATCTCGAATCCCCCAAAAGAGTGTCACACACCTCCAGAAGCTGTGGGTTAGTATACTGTAATGTGGCCATCTCTTGTTCGATTTCtgcttgtgtttttttcttctcttccaatttaatGTCTTCTTTTCTGTCATTCAATACCTCATTTGGAGCAGGAATTGGAACTTTATTTTGCATCCAAGCCTTGGGAAAGAAGAGAATATTAAAGTATACTCTAAGTGTGTAAATTACAATGACAGAATGAGAAAGCCATTCTATAATGTCGCTGGCTCATTCCAATCTGGTGAGTACAAGTCGGCTCAGCTGGTAAACTATCTTTATTTCTAATACTAATTCTTAGTGACACAGGAATGGAGTCAGGCAAGCACATCACTAGGTAGAAATTGTTAAGCTGATAAAAGCTGCAAGATCTCACATGTTATTAAGATGCAACACCTGCCTGCCTCTTCAAAAGGACACGTGTACTCTCTGTTGAGGGAACAAAGTGGAAGACAGACAGAATATGTTGAAGAGGGTCAACATACTCTCCCTGCTCcatgtctctttttttccttcttctgataGCTTGGAATGATAACAAGGAGGTGAGAATAAAAGAAGACCTAGAGAAGATTCATGACAAACTCAGGACTCACTGCAAAGCAACAGATGGGAACTATGTCTAATAATGCCTGAAATATGTGAAGAATGCTCAGAAAGTATCTGTAGTACAGAAATACCTTCAACAGATGAGATAATCCAAGAGAAACCTATTTCTGCACTTCAGTTAGACTTACCAAGCAGAGTCTCCCACCAAGTGGGCAGGGGCTCACTTCTAGTTACTCACCTGCTGAAACTGAGCAGGAATAGGTTTTGCATAAGGAACTTTCTTCTGAGGTACTTTTTTCTGATCCTTTTGCATCACCtcctccattccccaatctaaaCCTGGAATTGTCATTTCAATTTCGTTTGATTCATCTTTCCCTGAAACCATAAAGAGAAGGAGTTAgccaaggaaataaaagaaagtggTCACTTCATCAATGAACACATTTTTGGAAGAACAGATTCTAAATATCATGCAGTTTACATCACTTTTATCAACACTTCTCAACATACATCATTTTGGCATTTTCAACATAATTTAATATCATGATTATAAGAAATAGGTAGAAttacagaaaaagtaaaatttataggTACAACTTCTCTTACCCATCTGTTCTTGTTCCATAGCTAATTTTAGTTGTTCTGGTATTCCCATCCCTGGAATTACTGCCAGGCTATTAGGTTCAAGGTCATCTATACATAGGAATAGAGCCATTGTCAATAGAGATTTTATAAATGTATCAGGCCAATAAAATTAACACTTTATAAAAACGAAAATTATTGCTGGCGATTTATAAATCCATAAACTATAAAACTAAAATTCGTTTTGCAAAATCTTCTCAACACCTAACACTTTTATAACAGAATATCAGATTTCAAAGCCGGATAAACATGCAGGAACCTCACCGTATTCCACTCCATCTTCAGACATTCCAGGCAACAGATTTAGATTGTATCGATCTCGCATTTTATCACCTGGTCGGTTTCGGGTCCAAAATTTGCTGTCAAAATAAAAGTAtttggaggggggaggagaggagcatGGTTTCGGTGTATTTCTGGGCACTTAACAGTACTTAGCAGTCCTCTGGCAAAAACAACAAAGTTTTACAAGGCCTTATTCTAAACACTTTTAATgtagaaagatattttttaaattagaaggcaaaacaaaattcaaataacAAAGTCATATTCAATACCCAATCTCCttgtaaaatatgtatttataaaccACGACAAACATGTCCTTAAGAGTAAGTTAGAAAACAAATTAATACATTCCTATATGAATAAAACATACATTTATCTCCTGCTGCTCCAAAAATACAGTAATTCCTTGTTATTTTTGACATAAAGCTTACCTAGTATGGTCATTTGAGCCTGAGCAGAGGATATGTCCAAGAGGATGCCAAGCCAGACTCCAAATCATTCCTTCATGGGCCATCTCCATCCCACCCACTTCTTTCTCTACCCTGTAATGGCACCACAGAAAGTAGTCTTTTTCACAAAAGTTacccaacccctcccccaccaaaaaagACATTGTCTTTTAGTGCAACACAAAGCTACCAAAGTCTGTTACTTTGAATCTGGTCAATTCCACATGTTTCAGAGGTACTGATTTGTCATCAGTAATACAGTCTTTTATCCAGAGAGTGCCTCAGAGGGGAAATGCTTCAGAAATGACCGCaccacaagaaacaaggaagTTGGGTCATACTCTCCCTTCATGACTTCCATAGCCAAAAAGAGAGATGCTAAGTTTTCTATCCCAAAGTGGGTTTACAGATACAGGACATATGAACACtcagaaaaaatacaaaacactaTCATTTTTTTCACGTTCAGGTGCTCTCTTCATAAAATTTACAACTTCTTTACATAGTAAGTGCCACATACCCGACATGCCAGAACAACAAAGAGCCATCAGACCCTCCACTGGCAAAAAGGCCTTCATGAACAGGATGCCAGGCCACAGCTGTAAACAAAAACATGGAGAAGGACAAAACTATTAGGATCTCGGAACACTACAGGTAATAGTCAAAATGAGAAGCATATCATAGCCGCTGACCTGTAGCTTCTTTCTTATGACCTCGGAAGACTTGAAGCTCTTCTTTCAGGTTTCGGATGTCGAAAAGTTTACAGAGGTGGTCACGTGATGCTGTGAGTAGCCAGTTACCGTTGAGATTTAATTTCACTTCCATTACTGTGTTTTTATGGGCATGACTACAAACAAAGCACCAAGAAAATAATCTGTCAGAATTCAAAACAAGTATAAATCAATATAATGGCCATTTTTCTTGAAAAGCACATGGCAGTCAAGATGGCAAGAAGTTTGGCCTAGAAGTAATAAAGCATGGACCATGGTTAAAAGTACACGTGAAAGAAATAGgtcaaagacagaaagaaataatGTTCATTATCTAAGCACAGCTTTCATTAACTAGTTAAAGTAGTAGAACTTCAACTGGATAGAAAAGTGTATCTGTGAAGCAGGGGAAGCACCTGAACACATAAGTTAATATTCGATAAAgctcattaaattttaaaaattcaatgaagCTGCTCTCATTAATTCAAAGCATTTTTAAGAAGGACACAAGATAGTCTGAGGGTTGATTTGAACTAAAGACCCTGCAACCGCTGAGGCCTGCACAAGGCGCGTCTCGGAGGAGCACCATTCACAAGGCGTTCTGCTTGGCTGTGGCCATTGGACTTGCGCAAcaaggcagcctggctccaacCAGCTCACTCTGGGTATGGCTCAATTCCCAAGCAGAGGGACCAGGATACAGCTGCTTAGTCAAAAAAAACGTTAACAACATATTCACAGAACTGTGAATGTTTACAGataattcaaagagaaaattttttatgATGTGGCTGCATCATAACTAAATACCTCAGACAAAAAATGAGAACTGATTCAAATATGAAGGGAAAATTTCTCTATAAATAGACGTAGTGAGATGGAGAAAGCTGGCCTGTGTCTAACAAATGGCACACacgtcgggacttccctggtggtacagtggttaagactccgcgcttccaaggcagggggcgcgggtttgatccctggtcggggaatacgatcccacgtgccgtgcggccaaaagttaaaaaaaaaaaaaaaaaaaaaatggcacacaTATCAATTCCATACAGTGCCAAAATGTATTACGATGAGGAAACAGCAAGCTAGAACGGTAGTGATaaccacctcccccacccccatgattCCCAAATTAAATTTAGATGTATGTGGCAGAACAAACATCAAGCCTTATTTTATTAGGAATTTAGAGAGAAATCACATTTAATAAATAAGAAGCCTCTAGGGATAAGTCCATCTGTTGTCTACACTACTTTTTCAGGAAtacatgagaggaaaaaaaagctaaaagtTAAAGAATACAGGCAGCTTTGCTCCCCTTGGTTTAGGGACCAAGGTGGGGTTCCTATCACTTACAGTGTTGCAAGACTCTGCCCAGTCTTGGGATCCCAGAACTTGATTGGCTGTTGACTATCTTTACTTCCTGAAACAACTAACCCTTTTGTTGGATGCCAGTCTACACACTTCACATCAGCACCGTGCCCTGTCGGAAACAAGTTAAGATAAAAACCTAATCAGCATAGATATTTAAAACAGGACTCCATTCTAATTTAAACCAAAGTAGAGAAACCTATTAAATGTTTTGATCCTAGTACTCAGTCCTCTTaaactttcaaaaaaaattctctttggtCTTTGTGTCCGGAAGACTTTCGGGTACAGCAACCCCTCCTCCTATGCCACAACGCACAGGGACCATTCCTCTTCTCCTGGAGCTAAGCTCACCTTCTCACTGACTTGCTGGTAGGCCGGTCAAGATTTCTGGAAGCCCCTGTATATAAAGCTTTGCAAACTTTTCATGATCTTCTATGTATTGTCCTAATTATTAGAAACAATGCTTGTCATTCACTTTAGCTTTCCTGCTTTGAAGTAGTCCCGATAGATCAAAAGTCCTAAATTCAGATTCAGACACCACCACTTTCTAGATGTGACAATACGAAAAGTGTTCCATCTTTCTG harbors:
- the WDR33 gene encoding pre-mRNA 3' end processing protein WDR33 isoform X1 yields the protein MATEIGSPPRFFHMPRFQHQAPRQLFYKRPDFAQQQAMQQLTFDGKRMRKAVNRKTIDYNPSVIKYLENRIWQRDQRDMRAIQPDAGYYNDLVPPIGMLNNPMNAVTTKFVRTSTNKVKCPVFVVRWTPEGRRLVTGASSGEFTLWNGLTFNFETILQAHDSPVRAMTWSHNDMWMLTADHGGYVKYWQSNMNNVKMFQAHKEAIREASFSPTDNKFATCSDDGTVRIWDFLRCHEERILRGHGADVKCVDWHPTKGLVVSGSKDSQQPIKFWDPKTGQSLATLHAHKNTVMEVKLNLNGNWLLTASRDHLCKLFDIRNLKEELQVFRGHKKEATAVAWHPVHEGLFASGGSDGSLLFWHVGVEKEVGGMEMAHEGMIWSLAWHPLGHILCSGSNDHTSKFWTRNRPGDKMRDRYNLNLLPGMSEDGVEYDDLEPNSLAVIPGMGIPEQLKLAMEQEQMGKDESNEIEMTIPGLDWGMEEVMQKDQKKVPQKKVPYAKPIPAQFQQAWMQNKVPIPAPNEVLNDRKEDIKLEEKKKTQAEIEQEMATLQYTNPQLLEQLKIERLAQKQAEQIQPPPSSGTPLLGPQPFPGQGPMSQIPQGFQQPHPSQQMPMNMAQMGPPGPQGQFRPPGPQGQMGPQGPPLHQGGGGPQGFMGPQGPQGPPQGLPRPQDMHGPQGMQRHPGPHGPLGPQGPPGPQGSSGPQGHMGPQGPPGPQGHIGPQGPPGPQGHLGPQGPGTQGMQGPPGPRGMQGPPHPHGMQGGPGSQGIQGPVSQGPLMGLNPRGMQGPPGPRENQGPAPQGMMLGHPPQEMRGPHPPSGLLGHGPQEMRGPQEMRGMQGPPPQGSMLGPPQELRGPPGSQGQQGPPQGSLGPPPQGGMQGPPGPQGQQNPARGPHPSQGPIPFQQQKTALLGDGPRAPFNQEGQNAGPPPLIPGLGQQGAQGRLPPLNPGQGPGPHKGDSRGPPNHHMGPMSERRHEQSSGPEHGPERGPFRGGQDCRGPPDRRGPHPDFPDDFSRPDDFHPDKRFGHRLREFEGRGGPLPQEEKWRRGGPGPPFPPDHREFSEGDGRGAARGPPGAWEGRRPGDERFPRDPEDPRFRGRREESFRRGAPPRHEGRAPPRGRDGFPGPEDFGPEENFDASDETARGRDLRGRGRGTPRGGRKGLLPTPDEFPRFEGGRKPDSWDGNREPGPGHEHFRDAPRPDHPPHDGHSPASRERSSSLQGMDMASLPPRKRPWHDGPGTSEHREMEAPGGPSEDRGGKGRGGPGPSQRVPKSGRSSSLDGDHHDGYHRDEPFGGPPGSGTPSRGGRSGSNWGRGSNMNSGPPRRGASRGGGRGR